The Arcobacter roscoffensis genome segment CTTAATTCAGTAGTTTTCTTTTTTTCTTTTAATTTTTTATTCTCTTTTTTTAGTTTCTCATACTCTTCAATTATTGATTCATATCTATCAAAATCTAAAAGCATAAAACTTGGTTTACCATCTCTTAGTATTACAGCTTTTTCTATTTCTTCATCAGACAATTTATCAAAAACCATTTTACTTTTTCTAATTAATTCTGTAGATGAAAACATCTCTTTTGATGTGTATTGTAATAAGTTCATTATAACTCCTATACATATTATAGTATGTATTATAACACAAATTAAAATATTAGTTTTATAATTTATTTATCTTTATCATTAGTTAGATACTTACTTGAACAATAGTAACAATAGGTATTTGTTTATAAAAATTGTATTTATATTTGTTTTGATTTTGTTTTAATAGTTTTATATGTATTGTAGATTTTATATAAATTTAGAAAATAAATTAAATATATAAGATGTATTAATTTGTGTTTTTTAATACACCTTATATTATGTTTTTATTTATTTGAAAAGATTTGTTCAGCCCACTCCGTAATTGGCCCTCTAAGGACTTTTTCTAGTTTGATAGCAAATGTATTAACTAAACTATTCTCGTGCCTTGTAGCCTTTAATAGAGTTGTTAATGAGTTAGTATATTTATTAACATAGAAGTTATCTATTTGTTTATTAGAACCTAGTACTACAACCTTACATGAATTGTCTATTCTTGATAGAACCATTTGCATAGTTTTATTAGACATATTTTGAGCTTCATCTATTATTACAAAGGCATTAGATAATGTTCTACCTCTCATCTCACCTACCCACATAGTTTCAATACTATAGTTAGTAATTAACTGCTCTATTCTTGCACTTACTTCACTTTCATCTAGCTCTTGAATATTTTCTGGATTCTTTTTTGATTTTTTCTTTTTATAATCACTTCTTATTATATAGTCTAAACTATCCATAAGTGGATGATTATATATTTTAAATTTTTCTTCAAGTCCAGGTAAATATCCTACATCCTCACCCTTATCTAGTGATTCAACAGAGTTTCTTATATATATGATTCTTTGATAGTTTTTCTGTCTCACTAGTCTTAATGCTGCACTTAATGCAAGTAAAGTTTTACCTGAACCTGCTTTAGCTTCAACTATTAGTACATTGTAAAAGTGATTTAATAAAGCATTAGAAAAGAATAGTTGTTCTTTATTTAAAGGTGTAATTATTTGATTTCTTACATCACCTTCATCTAAAAGTCTAATTCTTTTGTTTTGAATTGTTGCTAAAATTACTTGATCTGATGATTTTATTTTAAAGCAATATGAATAATTATGGGCTTCGTGTTCTTTATCAAATTTTATGATTTCTTCATTATCAAGATATTCTTGTTGATTAAAGTCTATTGTAAGCTCTTTTACAAACTTATAATCAAACTCCCCTTTTTCAGATGCTGTTAATGAGTCAGTTTTTATATCAAGGGATATAGCTCTTGTTCTAGCCATTATATCAAGTGAAATAAACTCTATATCTTTTTGATAATATTCTTTTGCAAAACTTGCTACTTCTAAAATCTTTCTATCATTGATTATATTAAGTGATGTACTATTAGTTTTTACATCATAAGTGTCTTTTGAAATTACATCTATATTTGTATTTTCATTTATTGTAAGTCTTATAATCTTGTATTCATCTTGACTTTTTGAGAAGTTTATTTTAGAGTTTTCTAGAATTCTTGCAAACTCTCTTGCTTGAAAGTTTATCTCATCAAATCCACTTTTTTTAGTATCAATC includes the following:
- a CDS encoding PhoH family protein, encoding MSFDKYYVLDTNILLEDANNIFKLSQDGTNLIILPETVLDEIDTKKSGFDEINFQAREFARILENSKINFSKSQDEYKIIRLTINENTNIDVISKDTYDVKTNSTSLNIINDRKILEVASFAKEYYQKDIEFISLDIMARTRAISLDIKTDSLTASEKGEFDYKFVKELTIDFNQQEYLDNEEIIKFDKEHEAHNYSYCFKIKSSDQVILATIQNKRIRLLDEGDVRNQIITPLNKEQLFFSNALLNHFYNVLIVEAKAGSGKTLLALSAALRLVRQKNYQRIIYIRNSVESLDKGEDVGYLPGLEEKFKIYNHPLMDSLDYIIRSDYKKKKSKKNPENIQELDESEVSARIEQLITNYSIETMWVGEMRGRTLSNAFVIIDEAQNMSNKTMQMVLSRIDNSCKVVVLGSNKQIDNFYVNKYTNSLTTLLKATRHENSLVNTFAIKLEKVLRGPITEWAEQIFSNK